A window of the Eremothecium cymbalariae DBVPG#7215 chromosome 5, complete sequence genome harbors these coding sequences:
- the RKI1 gene encoding ribose-5-phosphate isomerase RKI1 (similar to Ashbya gossypii ACL077C) yields the protein MSLEVTDIPDLQLLEEAKKVAAFRAVDENFDGKRHRVVGIGSGSTVVYVAQRIGEYQASEEYKGKVEFICIPTGFQSQELIISNGLRLGSIEEYPVVDIAFDGADEVDEELQLIKGGGGCLLREKLVSSSTKEFVVVADFRKKSPKYLGTNWTKGVPIEVVPVAYARVLADIRAMSTCVRAEVRQGGVSKAGPVVTDNNNFIIDADFGQIQDPRKLHQDLKMLVGVVETGLFIDNASKAYFGAADGSIEVSLK from the coding sequence ATGTCATTGGAGGTTACGGATATCCCAGATTTGCAATTGTTAGAGGAGGCCAAGAAAGTTGCTGCTTTTCGAGCAGTTGATGAGAATTTTGATGGTAAGCGACATCGTGTGGTTGGGATCGGTAGTGGTTCTACAGTGGTATATGTTGCGCAGAGAATAGGAGAATACCAAGCTTCTGAGGAATACAAGGGTAAGGTTGAATTTATATGTATCCCAACGGGATTCCAATCTCAGGAGTTGATTATTTCGAATGGTCTGCGGTTAGGGtcaattgaagaatatcCAGTGGTGGATATTGCATTCGATGGGGCAGATGAAgtggatgaagaattgcAATTAATTAAGGGTGGTGGTGGGTGTTTATTGCGGGAAAAGCTAGTGAGTAGCAGTACTAAGGAGTTTGTTGTGGTTGCTGATTTTAGGAAGAAGTCTCCAAAGTATTTGGGTACTAATTGGACGAAAGGTGTACCTATAGAGGTTGTTCCTGTGGCGTACGCTCGAGTACTAGCGGATATTAGGGCCATGTCTACTTGTGTTAGAGCGGAAGTTAGACAGGGTGGGGTTTCAAAGGCTGGGCCTGTAGTTACTGATAATAacaattttattattgatgcAGACTTTGGTCAGATACAGGACCCTAGGAAGTTGCATCAGGATCTTAAGATGTTGGTTGGAGTAGTGGAGACAGGGCtatttattgataatgCATCGAAGGCATACTTTGGTGCAGCTGATGGATCGATTGAAGTGTCCCTAAAATGA
- the ARF3 gene encoding Arf family GTPase ARF3 (similar to Ashbya gossypii ACL078W), translated as MGNSFSRVLSKLFGSREMKILMLGLDNAGKTTILYKLKLNKIKTSAPTVGFNVETVAFRNVKFNMWDVGGQERLRPLWRHYFPATTALIFVIDSHDRDRLNEAKEELYSIIGEKEMEDVVLLVLANKQDLRGALKPLEVSNYLQLGENLKNQLWCIVGSNALTGQGLVEGLSWIANNTKNR; from the coding sequence ATGGGTAACTCGTTTTCGAGGGTTCTGAGTAAACTTTTTGGATCTCGTGAGATGAAGATCCTAATGTTGGGTTTAGACAATGCTGGGAAGACTACTATTCTTTATAAATTGAAGCTGAACAAAATCAAGACGTCCGCACCCACAGTAGGGTTTAATGTGGAGACGGTTGCGTTTCGCAACGTGAAGTTTAATATGTGGGATGTGGGAGGTCAAGAGAGACTGAGGCCACTGTGGAGGCACTATTTCCCTGCTACCACGGCGttgatttttgttattgatTCTCATGATAGAGATAGGTTAAATGAGGCAAAGGAGGAATTGTATAGTATTATTGGAGAGAAGGAGATGGAAGACGTAGTCTTGTTGGTATTGGCCAATAAGCAGGATCTAAGGGGGGCCCTGAAACCTCTGGAGGTTTCGAATTACTTGCAATTGGGGGAAAACTTAAAGAACCAGTTATGGTGTATTGTTGGTAGCAATGCCTTGACAGGTCAAGGTCTGGTTGAGGGTTTATCGTGGATAGCCAATAATACAAAGAACAGATAA
- the CMR2 gene encoding Cmr2p (similar to Ashbya gossypii ACL079C), whose translation MDFSIPRNISPDALTKLQSIIRDFHEGNLTARGYNSKRQQVLERESQVCSVSPVKDSASVSSSQQPQHHISSFPLSPGSAISQSYTSHTRDHSVTSTARTSATHDIQSMTSQSLYRVTTSNSNPVSHNLSPHDLQYYNPNYGNNSYRPMIPLLPRINDQSQFLKESLPSILRARSQVYERETAILGINSRGKETSISWDKLYLRAEKVAHELGKIKPRKTEKILLWYDGGETIEFSVALLGCFIAGLIGVPVSFETYTLNEIIEIIKQTNAKLILISEECMKQLDNLHVSSNSKLHLTKSDFFSRLTFVKTDDLGVYSRAKKASPVFSIPSVSYIEFSRTPLGKLSGVVMKHKVLWRQFENLTDILNSRAKSNWKKGSIKCPYKDGKRSSSRYVILSSLDPTRSTGLVLGTLFNIFSGNLLICVHANLLKRPGIYEYLINKYRADVLLNDPLQLKQVVINYLENPESTISKKSKIDFSCIKLCLTSCTTIDTEVADMIVHKWLKNLGCMDASQAYSPMLTLLDFGGIFISVRDQLGRMENFPLHDPKLRLQDDVFIDKEQLKDNIVQPSISAMINSSSSIKDFLRLTTFGYPIPDSTICVVDPDTRVLVEDLTVGEIWISAPSVTDEFYHMERLTDFVFNAKLNFKKMISTLESSEEKFKSESYMANIERLDTIMTLVPPQTSFLRTKLIGFIHNGKIYTLSLIEDMFLQNKLIRLQNWSHTSDVNRSIKENPKNNRISALSKSSLSLGPKRIVQTFYLQHISENLVRTVDKVSEVSAFELGHKNYEHYLVMVVESFLANNAILNQGSSNTNMYAMHEKLAMEQKMNDLTEQIYKILWIFHKIQPFCCLVVPPDSLPRRYCSMEIANRTVESRFLSGKLNSKFVKFQLDNVILDFVPHSSYYNESIFSEHLSKLRHHALSMHIVETLGIPPESTWQTSGLDYKKDSYDEDTGEPLTGFNTIMDILEWRTSRHATDFAFSNGSDYHIAGGSADQYRKLSWEKISSLIACFIKKIVDSKNPLKRGDHVIIMCENTVDYVAIVLACFYCRLVIIPLPLLHDTHSEAEVTFLMNVIMNYDVKRIFVDQKVENLLEQNSQISILLKKIKNQLPKITTITKVKRRSGLLPKQYQFILEEQYGTLSTQEACVVWINRDDDRSAALNVIMSHSTLLKMCKVLKETLKMTKDKHIMSVCFFTRGIGFLYSCLLGIFVGASTSLFSSTELINNPKNLLIGLQNTNVKDIVLSPDVLYMIMDRGSAILENQGKIVSSNEKGKKESKSLSVLKPYFLRHVENIMIPFTGRPRFRAIEALIGKYPLAGATHLQVNYVYEHRFNPFISLRSYLGILPIDIYLDPVSLREGIVNELDPLVVSSSVLKNAIHLQDSGIVSACTEVSIVNPETLEQCYENEIGEIWCCSEANVFDYSICSPSRTSSSREVTGINKRSKITRDLFISQQFRSKIKNQDDIGLSYLRTGDLGFIKTVERIDSKGGSMNLSVLYVLGSINETVEILGLTHFVIDLETTVLKTHPSIENCIIVKTGGLLSCLIECNSNSEIPQYSNITPLVVSLLLKQHGVVLDLCCFVKLKSLNYIVKDWQKNRSQLLEDWLNKKLTIEAQYGVNVGENNSIYLLSDFEKVQ comes from the coding sequence ATGGACTTCAGCATACCTCGTAATATTTCTCCTGATGCTCTAACGAAGTTGCAGAGTATTATTAGGGACTTTCATGAGGGCAATTTAACGGCTAGGGGATATAATTCGAAACGACAACAGGTGCTGGAAAGGGAGTCGCAAGTATGCAGCGTTTCACCTGTTAAGGATTCAGCAAGTGTATCCAGCAGTCAGCAACCTCAACATcatatatcatcatttcCACTCTCACCTGGTTCTGCTATATCACAGAGTTATACTTCCCATACACGAGATCATTCGGTGACTTCGACAGCGAGGACAAGCGCGACTCACGACATCCAGTCGATGACGTCGCAGTCTCTGTATCGTGTGACGACATCAAATTCGAATCCAGTGTCGCATAACTTATCACCGCATGACCTTCAATATTACAATCCTAATTATGGCAATAATTCATACAGGCCCATGATTCCATTACTGCCGAGAATTAATGATCAGTCACAGTTTCTTAAGGAGTCTTTACCTTCCATTTTGAGGGCCCGGTCACAGGTGTATGAACGGGAGACTGCTATACTTGGAATCAATTCTCGGGGAAAGGAAACATCCATATCATGGGATAAATTATACTTGAGGGCTGAGAAAGTTGCCCATGAATTGGGTAAAATCAAACCGCGTAAGACAGAAAAGATATTACTGTGGTACGATGGAGGAGAAACGATCGAGTTCTCTGTAGCACTACTCGGCTGTTTTATTGCTGGCCTGATAGGAGTACCTGTATCGTTTGAAACTTACACATTGAAtgaaattattgaaatTATAAAGCAAACCAATGCTAAGCTGATATTAATATCTGAAGAATGCATGAAGCAGTTGGATAATCTGCATGTTAGTAGTAATTCTAAATTGCATTTAACAAAGAGTGATTTCTTCTCGCGACTAACATTTGTGAAAACAGATGATTTGGGAGTTTATTCTAGGGCCAAAAAGGCTTCTCCAGTATTTTCTATTCCTTCCGTATCATATATCGAATTTAGCAGGACTCCCCTCGGAAAGTTATCGGGCGTTGTTATGAAGCACAAAGTTCTATGGAGGCAATTTGAGAACTTAACTGATATTCTAAATTCAAGGGCTAAATCTAACTGGAAAAAAGGTTCAATAAAATGCCCTTACAAAGATGGGAAACGAAGTTCTTCTAGGTATGTTATATTGTCTAGTTTGGACCCAACAAGATCAACTGGGCTCGTTTTAGGCACCTTATTTAACATATTCAGTGGAaatcttttaatttgtGTTCATGCCAATTTATTAAAGCGCCCTGGTATTTACGAATATCtcataaataaatatcgGGCGGACGTTTTGTTAAATGATCCTTTGCAATTAAAGCAGGTGGTTATTAACTATTTGGAGAATCCAGAATCCACAATCTCtaagaaatcaaaaatagaTTTCAGCTGTATCAAGCTGTGTCTCACGTCCTGTACAACAATAGATACTGAAGTAGCTGACATGATTGTCCACAAatggttgaaaaatttaGGCTGCATGGACGCTTCACAAGCTTATTCACCTATGCTTACTCTTCTGGATTTTGGTGGTATATTCATCTCAGTACGTGATCAGTTAGGAAGGATGGAGAATTTTCCTCTACATGATCCGAAGTTGCGATTACAGGACGATGTGTTTATTGATAAGGAGCAGTTGAAAGATAATATTGTGCAGCCAAGTATTTCTGCAATGATTAATTCCTCCAGTTCTATCAAAGATTTTTTACGTCTAACTACTTTTGGGTACCCTATTCCTGATTCAACTATTTGTGTCGTTGATCCAGATACAAGAGTATTAGTTGAAGATTTGACGGTGGGTGAAATTTGGATATCAGCACCTAGCGTGACTGACGAGTTTTACCATATGGAACGACTAACGGactttgtttttaatgcaAAATTAAATTTTAAGAAGATGATATCCACACTAGAATCTTCCGAagaaaagttcaaaagtGAGTCTTATATGGCGAACATTGAAAGGTTGGACACTATAATGACTTTGGTTCCTCCTCAAACTTCTTTTTTAAGAACTAAGTTAATTGGATTCATCCATAATGGGAAAATATATACGCTATCTCTAATCGAAGACATGTTTTTacaaaacaaattgataaGGCTACAGAATTGGTCTCATACATCAGATGTGAATAGAtctattaaagaaaatccTAAGAATAATAGAATTTCCGCGTTGTCAAAAAGCTCATTATCTTTGGGTCCGAAGAGAATTGTTCAAACTTTCTATTTACAGCATATCAGTGAAAACTTAGTGCGCACTGTTGATAAAGTTTCTGAAGTATCTGCATTTGAATTGGGGCATAAAAATTATGAACATTATTTGGTTATGGTTGTCGAAAGTTTTTTGGCTAACAATGCCATTTTAAACCAGGGTTCGTCTAATACAAACATGTATGCGATGCACGAAAAGCTTGCAATGGAACAGAAAATGAATGATCTCACGGAGCAGATCTATAAGATActttggatatttcatAAAATTCAGCCTTTCTGTTGTTTGGTAGTACCACCTGACTCCTTGCcaagaagatattgttcTATGGAAATTGCTAACAGGACAGTAGAAAGCCGCTTCCTAAGCGGTAAGTTGAATTCAAAGTTCGTTAAGTTTCAATTGGACAATGTCATCCTAGATTTTGTTCCTCATTCCAGCTATTATAATGAAAGTATTTTTTCTGAACATTTATCAAAATTAAGACATCATGCGCTAAGTATGCATATTGTAGAAACACTTGGTATTCCACCTGAATCAACGTGGCAAACCTCTGGACTTgattataaaaaagattCATATGACGAAGACACAGGTGAACCACTTACTGGTTTTAACACAATCatggatattttggaaTGGAGAACTTCTAGACATGCAACCGATTTTGCCTTCAGCAATGGATCCGATTACCATATTGCAGGTGGTTCAGCTGATCAATATAGAAAACTTTCTTGGGAAAAGATCAGCTCCTTAATTGCATGctttattaaaaagataGTTGATTCAAAGAATCCTTTGAAGCGTGGAGACCATGTTATAATTATGTGTGAAAATACAGTCGATTACGTGGCAATCGTCCTCGCTTGTTTTTACTGCAGATTGGTTATCATTCCGTTGCCTTTATTACACGATACTCATAGTGAAGCAGAAGTTACGTTTTTAATGAATGTTATTATGAATTATGATGTCAAGAGAATATTTGTGGATCAAAAAGTTGAGAATTTGCTAGAGCAGAATTCTCAGATCAGCATCCTCttaaaaaagattaaaaacCAATTGCCAAAAATAACTACTATCACGAAAGTAAAGAGGAGATCAGGATTGCTTCCTAAACAATACCAGTTCATCCTTGAAGAGCAATATGGTACCCTATCAACCCAAGAAGCTTGTGTGGTCTGGATAAATCGCGACGATGACCGTTCAGCAGCGTTGAATGTCATTATGTCTCACAGTACTTTATTAAAGATGTGTAAAGTTTTGAAGGAaactttgaagatgacTAAAGATAAACATATAATGTCTGTTTGCTTTTTTACTAGAGGTATAGGGTTTTTATACAGCTGCTTGCTTGGGATATTTGTTGGGGCTTCTACAAGTCTTTTCAGTTCTACAGAGCTTATAAATAACCCTAAAAACCTACTAATTGGGTTGCAGAACACGAATGTTAAGGATATTGTATTAAGTCCTGATGTTCTATATATGATTATGGACCGAGGTAGTGCTATCTTAGAAAACCAGGGCAAaattgtttcttcaaacgAAAAGGGCAAGAAAGAATCAAAGTCTTTATCTGTATTAAAGCCGTATTTCTTGCGTCATGTGGAGAATATCATGATCCCATTCACTGGGCGCCCAAGATTTCGAGCCATAGAGGCGCTGATCGGAAAGTACCCTCTTGCTGGAGCTACGCATCTGCAAGTAAACTACGTTTATGAACATCGTTTCAATCCGTTCATCTCTCTAAGATCTTATTTGGGAATCTTGCCTATTGACATATACTTGGATCCGGTTTCGCTTCGCGAAGGTATTGTTAATGAGCTAGATCCGTTGGTGGTTAGTAGTTccgttttaaaaaatgcTATCCACCTTCAGGATTCTGGTATTGTTAGTGCATGTACTGAAGTTTCAATTGTGAATCCTGAAACATTGGAACAATGTTACGAAAATGAAATAGGTGAAATATGGTGTTGTTCTGAAGCTAATGTATTCGATTATTCGATATGCTCCCCTTCACGCACGTCAAGCAGCAGAGAAGTAACCGGTATTAATAAGAGAAGCAAAATTACTAGAGACCTCTTCATTAGCCAGCAGTTCAGGtcaaaaattaaaaatcaAGATGATATCGGATTGTCATATTTGCGGACAGGTGATTTAGGATTTATTAAAACTGTTGAAAGAATAGACTCTAAGGGAGGTAGCATGAATTTATCTGTTTTATATGTTCTGGGAAGCATAAATGAAACTGTTGAAATATTAGGGTTGACTCATTTCGTTATTGATTTAGAAACCACGGTCTTAAAAACACATCCAAGTATTGAAAATTGTATCATTGTAAAGACTGGTGGATTACTTAGTTGTTTAATCGAGTGCAATAGTAATTCGGAGATCCCACAATATTCTAATATAACTCCTTTGGTTGTAAGCttattattgaaacaaCATGGTGTTGTGTTGGATTTATGTTGCTTTGTGAAGCTGAAATCATTAAACTACATTGTTAAAGATTGGCAGAAGAATAGATCGCAGCTCTTGGAGGATTGGTTAAATAAGAAGTTAACTATTGAAGCTCAATATGGTGTTAATGTGGGGGAAAACAACtctatttatttgttgTCGGATTTTGAGAAGGTTCAATAG
- the ECM3 gene encoding putative ATPase ECM3 (similar to Ashbya gossypii ACL080W), translating to MSLSIGHAIWVALKPVIKIYLIIAVGYMLGRFNILTVEATRALSDISLMVLTPFLAFNNIVGSIQGSDIKLVGLLGLTVTVLFACGLVFGLAFRKFLPVSKQWRGGLLAATIFPNISDIPIAYLQTLVDTGTFTAEEGNKGVANSVITLMFLLLYVFNLGGFRLIEQDFRYKDIENCDVDYDKEKKLSAAQSYDTLQEAHHVLEVVPEIGDVNSAVLSSSSKVDAYSLPSNPTTSAFSLNGSVSQEVEAPRGETPIQLISEKATRSTMGSDAAQGFRRNSLATLRSIDLRALPPQGLDELIREYSNVDQYGRQYSIQEEFPPTQAQTAQLRMQSSLRRIMTSDATVNNEDIKVSGSTLPSWLYKFSLTTQIVFFLKNCLRPCAFFVIVSLIVAFVPWLKALFVKTPNVNSIKQAPDNLPPLNFVMDLTGFAGPACVPYALMMVGATFARIKIRKLHPGLWKTAVAMVFVKQFIFPIIGILWCHLLIKAGLANWQDDKMLLFNIALLWTLPTMSMLINLTASFTPLESQETVQLDCCAFF from the coding sequence ATGTCGCTGTCGATAGGCCATGCAATATGGGTTGCTTTGAAGCCggttattaaaatttatttgattattGCCGTTGGGTACATGCTGGGCAggtttaatattttaactGTAGAAGCCACAAGGGCTCTTTCGGATATTTCATTGATGGTGCTCACGCCTTTTCTAGCcttcaataatattgttGGGAGTATTCAGGGTAGTGATATCAAGTTAGTGGGGCTTCTTGGTTTGACGGTCACGGTATTGTTTGCCTGTGGGCTCGTATTTGGTCTAGCTTTCAGGAAGTTTCTTCCTGTTTCTAAACAGTGGAGAGGAGGACTTCTTGCAGCGACCATATTTCCTAATATAAGTGATATTCCAATTGCATATTTGCAAACTTTGGTGGATACTGGTACTTTCACGGCAGAAGAAGGAAATAAAGGGGTAGCCAACTCTGTGATTACTTTAATGTTCCTTTTGTTGTATGTCTTTAATCTTGGTGGGTTCCGTTTGATAGAACAGGATTTCAGAtataaagatattgaaaattgcGATGTAGATTACGACaaagaaaagaagttgTCCGCAGCCCAATCTTATGATACTCTTCAAGAGGCACACCATGTATTAGAGGTGGTGCCCGAAATAGGGGATGTAAACTCGGCAGTTCTAAGCTCTAGTTCAAAAGTGGATGCTTATTCTTTACCATCAAACCCTACCACATCTGCATTCTCTCTAAATGGGAGTGTATCACAAGAGGTTGAAGCTCCAAGAGGGGAAACTCCTATACAATTGATATCGGAGAAAGCTACAAGATCAACTATGGGTTCTGATGCTGCCCAGGGGTTCAGAAGAAATTCTTTAGCCACTCTTCGATCAATTGATTTGCGTGCGCTGCCCCCTCAGGGATTGGATGAATTAATTAGGGAATATTCCAATGTCGATCAATATGGAAGGCAGTATTCCATTCAGGAAGAATTTCCTCCTACTCAGGCACAAACAGCACAGCTTAGAATGCAGTCTTCACTCCGCCGAATAATGACCTCCGATGCCACTGTAAATAACGAAGATATTAAAGTTTCGGGATCGACATTACCGTCATGGCTTTATAAGTTTTCACTGACCACACAAATAGTGTTTTTCCTAAAAAACTGTTTAAGGCCATGTGCATTTTTTGTGATTGTATCGCTTATTGTTGCATTCGTTCCTTGGCTAAAGGCATTATTTGTTAAAACGCCCAACGTTAACTCGATAAAACAAGCACCAGATAATTTGCCCCCTCTAAACTTTGTAATGGATCTCACAGGATTTGCTGGTCCCGCATGTGTTCCTTATGCACTTATGATGGTAGGAGCCACTTTCGCAAGAATAAAGATAAGAAAATTACATCCGGGGCTTTGGAAAACCGCAGTAGCTATGGTTTTTGTGAAACAGTTTATCTTTCCAATCATCGGAATCTTGTGGTGCCATCTTCTTATTAAAGCTGGATTGGCAAATTGGCAAGATGATAAGATGCTACTATTTAACATCGCTCTACTCTGGACCTTACCAACCATGTCGATGCTCATAAACCTTACAGCAAGTTTTACACCTTTAGAAAGCCAAGAGACTGTACAACTAGATTGTTGTGCTTTTTTTTAG
- the APP1 gene encoding phosphatidate phosphatase APP1 (similar to Ashbya gossypii ACL081C): MWSNGENGVGSGRRQRLMNMVKTTKDVYIPAVHNSLTQAKNSLRSYYNGYDDSRELCVQQDKLIPNFDERELHLLCYPSYTRIGNDSRYVTQVRGMVYTEGQMGRRNRLIMSICRQFIKPTATVETEKELERVFNDDTTSPSARYTLQSTSTVNSIASSSSSSSFTAVSASTTTSQQGQEEVLRERISGFLNKSIPNVPIVVNLIDNAGNQETVHTNTDNYGQFQVHTDTKFLPRVIKCTVDFDIPISTWFDTNLIEDSGIGVISDIDDTIKHTGVVGDKRSLFCNVFVNSLNSWLIPGMSLWYNTMRDVECVDFFYVSNSPYQIYPTLRQYISNEYPIGPLFLKQYSGNLLSSLMTSTAKIKLPSIVQICADFPNKKFVLIGDSGEEDLEAYIATARDFPKQIIGIYIRCCKDSMSDDPTRDWKVMEELNAIISDKYLSVIQRRQAIMKKKQSCPPVPPKKVRLSPAVEEEIKKSRTFRNYAMSPVSSQISYLSRSPRYGSLGTIPISPNKPPPLPPRNRTMSSPQFDSDIDDLFTMPSTQNDYGMYSVYFDRKADEWKERVLRAINILQEQNVEARFMFFKEPSICIEDSMSQIRSTKMKRAN, translated from the coding sequence ATGTGGTCTAATGGGGAAAATGGTGTTGGTAGTGGGAGAAGGCAACGTTTGATGAATATGGTGAAAACAACCAAGGATGTGTATATTCCTGCGGTGCATAATTCACTTACACAGGCAAAGAATTCTTTGCGTAGCTATTACAATGGTTATGATGATAGTAGAGAGTTGTGTGTTCAACAGGATAAGTTAATACCGAATTTTGATGAGAGGGAACTACATCTTCTTTGTTATCCATCTTATACACGAATTGGAAATGATAGTAGGTATGTCACGCAGGTCCGTGGCATGGTATATACTGAGGGCCAAATGGGCAGGAGAAACAGGCTTATTATGTCGATTTGTAGGCAATTCATCAAGCCAACAGCGACTGTTGAAACTGAGAAGGAGTTGGAGAGGGTATTCAATGATGACACCACTAGTCCATCCGCTAGATATACGTTGCAGTCGACTTCAACAGTCAATAGCATTgcttcatcgtcatcgtcatcgtcattCACAGCGGTTTCTGCTTCTACCACCACTAGTCAACAAGGACAGGAAGAAGTGCTACGTGAGCGTATTTCTGGGTTTTTGAACAAATCTATCCCTAACGTTCCCATTGTTGTCAACCTCATTGATAATGCAGGAAATCAAGAAACTGTGCACACCAATACGGATAATTATGGACAATTCCAGGTGCACACAGATACTAAATTTTTGCCAAGAGTTATTAAGTGTACAGTGGATTTTGATATCCCTATATCTACTTGGTTTGATACAAATTTAATTGAGGATTCGGGTATAGGTGTTATTAGTGATATTGATGACACAATAAAGCATACTGGTGTTGTAGGTGATAAAAGGTCTCTATTTTGCAATGTTTTTGTGAATTCATTGAATTCCTGGTTAATCCCAGGTATGTCATTGTGGTACAACACTATGAGAGATGTTGAATGTGTGGATTTCTTCTACGTTTCAAACTCTCCGTACCAGATATATCCTACTTTAAGACAGTACATCTCAAATGAATATCCAATTGGCCCtctatttttaaaacagtaCTCGGGTAACCTACTTAGCAGTTTAATGACATCCACCGCTAAGATAAAGCTACCATCTATCGTTCAAATTTGTGCTGACTTCcctaataaaaaatttgtACTGATAGGGGATTCTGGAGAAGAAGACTTAGAGGCTTATATAGCCACTGCAAGGGACTTTCCAAAGCAAATAATAGGCATTTATATTCGTTGTTGTAAGGACTCTATGAGTGATGATCCCACAAGAGATTGGAAGGTAATGGAGGAATTAAATGCAATTATTTCAGATAAGTACTTATCTGTTATACAAAGAAGACAGGCGATcatgaaaaagaagcagtCCTGCCCTCCTGTGCCGCCTAAAAAGGTACGTTTATCTCCAGccgttgaagaagaaataaaaaagtcCAGAACTTTCAGAAACTACGCTATGTCGCCTGTTTCATCTCAAATATCGTATTTAAGTCGGTCCCCACGATATGGTAGTTTAGGAACAATTCCAATTTCACCAAATAAGCCACCCCCATTGCCTCCCAGAAATCGTACCATGTCCTCCCCCCAATTCGATTCTGATATCGATGATCTGTTTACGATGCCTTCTACTCAAAACGACTACGGTATGTACTCAGTGTATTTTGACCGCAAGGCTGATGAATGGAAGGAAAGAGTTTTAAGAGCTATCAATATTTTACAGGAACAAAATGTTGAAGCTCGATTCATGTTTTTTAAGGAACCTTCTATATGCATTGAAGATAGCATGTCTCAAATTAGGAGtacaaaaatgaaaagagCGAATTGA
- the TMA46 gene encoding translation machinery-associated protein TMA46 (similar to Ashbya gossypii ACL082W), producing the protein MPPKRTQNEPKKKKDNVDKTFGMKNKNKSTKVQKYIKQVQAQSDPMKDDLKRKKLEQKKLKEAAEAERRALFNPVDQKIKAGVDAKTVLCALFKLGNCNKGARCRFSHDLNVGRRMEKKDLYQDARAEKEGDTMDKWDEEKLRKVISSKHGNPRTTTDKVCKYFIEAVENGKYGWFWICPNDGDKCMYKHALPEGFVLKTKEQKRLERETLENQPKITLEEFIETEREKLDKSNLTPITIKKFAEWKEKHTIERINAEKEKDEKRKLTGREYVLKKYVEDKKFADVEEMDISKGSAWDLSQFTEALQETQSDGIKDYGDGKNPTFDIKKNADGSSNSLITA; encoded by the coding sequence ATGCCGCCTAAAAGAACTCAGAATGAGCctaagaagaagaaggataatGTCGACAAGACGTTTGGGATGAAGAATAAGAATAAATCAACGAAAGTGCAGAAGTACATCAAGCAGGTGCAAGCTCAGAGCGATCCTATGAAGGATGATTTAAAGCGGAAAAAACTAGAGcaaaagaagttgaaggaggCTGCGGAGGCAGAGAGACGTGCGTTATTCAATCCTGTTGACCAGAAAATTAAAGCTGGTGTTGATGCTAAGACGGTCCTTTGTGCTCTATTTAAGCTGGGGAACTGTAACAAGGGAGCTCGTTGTAGATTCTCTCATGATTTAAATGTTGGCCGTAggatggagaagaaggacCTGTACCAGGATGCCAGAGCGGAAAAGGAGGGTGATACTATGGATAAATGGGATGAGGAAAAGTTACGGAAAGTTATATCGTCCAAACATGGTAACCCAAGAACTACCACTGATAAGGTTTGCAAATACTTTATCGAGGCTGTAGAAAATGGCAAATATGGTTGGTTTTGGATTTGTCCTAACGACGGTGATAAATGTATGTATAAGCATGCATTACCGGAAGGGTTTGTTCTGAAGACCAAAGAGCAGAAAAGGTTGGAAAGGGAGACTTTAGAGAACCAGCCAAAAATTACGCTTGAGGAATTCATCGAAACCGAAAGGGAGAAATTGGATAAGTCCAATCTCACCCCTATAACTATCAAGAAATTTGCGGAGTGGAAAGAGAAACACACCATTGAGAGGATCAACgctgaaaaggaaaaggacGAGAAAAGAAAGCTCACTGGTCGGGAATAcgttttaaagaaatatgtTGAAGACAAAAAGTTCGCAGATGTTGAAGAGATGGACATTTCCAAGGGTTCAGCTTGGGACCTGTCGCAATTTACTGAGGCATTACAGGAGACTCAGTCTGACGGTATTAAAGATTATGGTGATGGTAAGAATCCAACGTTTGACATTAAAAAGAATGCCGATGGATCTTCAAACTCGTTAATCACTGCATAA